The DNA sequence GTCCGTGTAAGGACTTTTggtacaactaccaccactactaccaccaccaccaccaccaccactactactactactactactaatactactacacaTATTTAATAACGTATCGTTCTTTTTTCCTATCTATAACTACTTCCGGTTTTAGTAGAAAACTTCAGTAGTATCccctttgtgttgttgttgtggtggtggtggcagtggtggtggctgtggtcgTCGGAAGAGTCCGTCTTATGGACCGGCATAACGGGGTATGGTACTGTTGTGGAGGCGGCGGCTGCAACGACGGAGGCGCTCGAGACAAAACAGCATAAGAAGCTTGCGGCCGGAAACGAGGCGACAGGACGGCCATAGAGGAAAAAGGGACGAAACAGCGACGGAGACACCGTCTTGTGTTAGTAACtactcctcctcctgctcctccccctactcttctttttctttttccttcttttcctcttctttctcctacNNNNNNNNNNNNNNNNNNNNNNNNNNNNNNNNNNNNNNNNNNNNNNNNNNNNNNNNNNNNNNNNNNNNNNNNNNNNNNNNNNNNNNNNNNNNNNNNNNNNNNNNNNNNNNNNNNNNNNNNNNNNNNNNNNNNNNNNNNNNNNNNNNNNNNNNNNNNNNNNNNNNNNNNNNNNNNNNNNNNNNNNNNNNNNNNNNNNNNNNNNNNNNNNNNNNNNNNNNNNNNNNNNNNNNNNNNNNNNNNNNNNNNNNNNNNNNNNNNNNNNNNNNNNNNNNNNNNNNNNNNNNNNNNNNNNNNNNNNNNNNNNNNNNNNNNNNNNNNNNNNNNNNNNNNNNNNNNNNNNNNNNNNNNNNNNNNNNNNNNNNNNNNNNNNNNNNNNNNNNNNNNNNNNNNNNNNNNNNNNNNNNNNNNNNNNNNNNNNNNNNNNNNNactactactactactactactactactactactactactactactactactactagagaaGCAACAACAAACACTGCCCCAATCATCGcaacaaccactgccaccactactacaactaactGCATAACTTCTACTACttctaaaactactactactactactactactactactactactactactactactactactactactagcaccacaACGGCGTCAGCGACGACGAGGACCACAGCAGTGAGGACAGCACAAATTCCGCTCGTGTTAGCAACAACGTCGACGAAAGTGCCAAAGACCACGTcgataaagaagagaaagaagaagaagaaaaagaagaggaagaaaaagaccAAGTGGAAAGGGACCACGTTTAACTCGGCATCGAAATCGAAAGTTAAAGTCCAAACAGATGAAACGAAATTAAAAGGGTCGCATAGATTGCAAAGTTGGAACAGGGGACATAGTAGCAAAGTATTAAAGGATAAACGGCCGGGAACCGATAACTTTGATCCTATATCCAAAAAGTCGCGTTGTTTTAAGCATCACcacgaaaatatattaaataaaaatttgccgaagaagaagaatgggaaaaaatccGCTtcgaatagaaagaaaaagccGAGAAAACGAGAATCAACGAGACGTATAAGCGAAAAAGTAGAAGCATTTAAccaaaaggctttggttgtaTTCTGGTTGGAGGCGACAAAGAATCGGTTATTAAAAGAAACTAGAATTTATGAAGGCAAGCACAAAATAGAAGATAGCGGAGTGGTGGATTTACAGCGAAAACTCGAAAAGTCAGAGAAATATGAGTTGATAAGTGTTacgaaaaagaatattaaaaatcgtaacagcaaaaatattaaaaagaataagaaaacgaaaatatcgaaaataataaaaaggagagagaaaataaattcaaGAGAATTGAGAATAAAAGACCCCAAAGCAAGGAGAAACGCAGAAAGAATAACAAGAAAGAGAAACGTGGAGAGGAAAGACATAAAGTTTGTGGCGTCTTTCGTTAGATCAAGTTTAAGCCAAAACGATTCTTTGGCGTTCTTGAAGACATTTCATACATCCGTTTCACAACCGAAGCTGGAAAGGTTGTCAACGGAATTGTTATCAAACTGCAAAAGGGAAAAATTGCAACTGCTTCAAGTGGCAGCGACAATTAATATCACCgctacaacaacaccaacaacaacaaacaccactactaacacaacaacaaaaaacacaaccaccaccagcaacaacaataacaacaatactacaacaataatattcACAACTACAATCATCAACACAGCTGCATTCTCTTCAACAAATCCAAGAATACTTAGTGAAACCATTATATGTATTaaagtgtcaacaacaacaacaacagaaaccacaaccacaacaacaacaacaacaacaacaacagaaaccaccaccacaacaacaacaacaacaataaaatcagcattagtaacaacatcaaaaaagGCATTAGTTGTTATTCTGCTTTTAGTCGTTTTGTACGCTTCGATATCATCGCGACAGTTTTATCAAAAGCATATACAAAGCCACCAACATTATCACCTAGcatcactaccacctctacctttacttctactaccacaactactactactactactattactactactactattacttctactactacaactactattacttctactactaatactaccactactactactagaattgTTAGTAAGTGCAGCACTTCAGTCTCGACACTTACAACTTCTACTTCTACCACACCTACAGCTATCACTATTGCTACTAGTGCAACCATCACTACAACTATTGTTACCAATATTACAAATACTACCTCTTTTcttaatactattactactactactacttattctattaccTATAATACTACTATTGTTACTTTTACTAGCTTTATTTCTATTACCACTACGATTTCTATTTTTAGAATTTCAAGCACGGACAACACtattactgcaactactactactatcatatcAACCGCAACTTACAGCAGTAGTATTAGTTGCAGTAAGAAGTGGTGGTCACGTGACCGGCGTAAACTTTGCTCAAGCCGGAACGAGGCTTGGGTGGACAAACGGAAAGGATCCAACGCGATTAACAAAAAGTTATTGTTATCTCCctcatcttcttcctccttctcatcatcatcattatcattaccatcaacattatcagtgccatcactaccactacaattactatcattgtcatcagcatcatcattatcatcatcatcatcaccatcaccatcgtcatcgtcgtcataagAATAATCAGCAGAATTATCTAATACGccatttctatcatcatcatcaacatcatcatcgccgccagcaacagcagcaaattcatcaccatcattggcatcatcaacatcatcaccatcgtcatcattaccaacGTTGCTGTCATCGGCAGAGAAATACGAGGCTGACATTTTGGATAACTGCGTCAGCGAATTATAGGTTTGTACTCCGAGTAATACTTGTACAGTCACTACCACCttcaccaaaacaacaacaacaacaacaacagttacaatcACCGCAATCACTAACTTCAATATTATTGACACCACtacgaataacaacaataacaacgacgacgacgacgacgacgacgacgacgacaacaacaacaacaacacaatcgtTGACAAGTCAACAAttgcaactacagcaacaacaagtatTGTCCCTACTAGGACTATTGTTTTTCCTACTAAAATTATTACTACACCCAACACTACCACAAtcgccatcaacaccaccaccatcaccttcacaacaacaccaacaaaaccgATTAATACTACTGCTGcaacttttactactactactactactactacttttacagcaacaacaacaaccacgactactactactattactgctactatcattatcatcatcattacgatcAAAAGAACAGCAACGACCTCATGCATTACCACTACGacgactactacgactactactactgctattaccgCTACTACTAATACATAAACCACTATCTTCATCCCCCCATCTGTTGCTATTACTACGACTACTAAAACTACTATCTAAGCcactattactacttctactgctacccccaccactactaccacttatACTGTTAAGACTATTTCGACCGCAACAAACACAGCAGCAATTGTTACAACGACAACAACCACAAATACTACAACCACTACAGACATCTCTACCacgacgacgactaccaccactactactaccacaactattaACGTTAataatactactattaatactgtTACTACTACGAACAAAAGAATTAGTTCCCCTACAAGTAGTATCACCAATTCTCTTAAAGACATTAACATTCTCAGCGTCGTTGAAGACGCCATTGTCACAGTctgtactgctactactaccactactacaacttctCTTACTATCACCAAAACTACCTCCTTTACGACCACCACAGCGATCGCTGCTGcagctgctggtgttgttgttgttgttgttattattattattattattacgaacgACTTTCGAAACGGCAGAAGGAAAAGGTTGTAGAGTTATTAGTGAAAGAATTTGGCAAATTAAagtaaagaagacagaaagaaggacaaggagagagaaaaaagaaaggaaaggagagaaagaagcgggaaggaaggaaggtaaaaAGGGAAGCAAAGCGGAAGTGGGAGAGCGGAAGAGGAAAGAGAGCGAAGAGAAGAGAAGCCAGAAAAACGACATCGGAAATAACCACAACAAGGacgagaacagcaacaacaacaatatcatcatcatcatcatcatcaacagcaacaacagcaacaataataacaacaacacagaaaacgaaaaaagcaACGAAAGCATAAAATCGACAGCGGTGACTGCAACAACACCTACAGGATCATCAAGCGCTACGACTGTAGGACAAAGATTAACATCCCCCACAGTGGCAATACCCGCATAATCGCAAGCAAGAACCACAGCCACCacatcagcaacaagaacaacactcacaacaacaataacaacgtctATTGCAAGAAAAGTGAAAAGACAAGATTTACAGCAGTGATACTGGTGTCATAGCTatcatcacaatcgtcatcatcatcatcaccaccagcaacagtaacaagaacaTTGCATAGACACGCCCTGTACTCAGTCATTAATATTTAGGTATAAAGAGTAATTTGACGAGTATTGGTAAGTTTACTCATCTGTTTAGGTGTAAAAAGTAATTTTACGAGTATAGACGTAAAGAGTAATTTTGGGGAGTATAGACCAGTCTATTCATCTATTTAGGAGTAAAGAGCAGAGTTTGGAGTATCGATAAATTTGCTTATCTCTGATCTATCCTAACGGAATAGCTTAGTGATCAGGTTTAACGGAATAGCTTAGCGATCAGGTTTAACGGAATAGCTTAGCGATCAGGTTTAACGGAATATCTTAACGATCAGgtttaaagacagacaaacattgaTAAATATTTCTTCGGTCTATTTATCAAGAAGAAAACACAAGGaaataagcaaaaacaaagtaaaacacaTCTAGggattagaaaagaaatataaacaaaaacaaaacgaggaCGGACTCATTGGAAGAATTTCGAGCGAAGAATTTAGGCAGTTTGCCACGTTTTACATGTTCCAAAACGCTTCCAAAACGAATACAAGTGTCTATTTTATTGCATCGTCCTTTACAGACGACGGTTGGAATTTAACCTCTGAGTTTTGGGTTTCAAACAATTCGGAATAGACAAGTGTAAAGAAGAGTCGCTGGAGAGCGTTAAATTGGACGCAAGACGCAAACGGTTTAGTGTTCTGCTGAAAGGGAAACCCCATAAAAGAAAACTGGAGGAACGAAAAGAAAAACGGGAGGAGAAGCAACAGCTTCTGCTTGACGAACAGGAAGCGGACAGCGTGTGTTTCGTTCGGGAGAAGGAGTACCCGTCCCCTCGTGTCGAGTTGGAGTTTCAGCTTCATGAATTTCGGCACCCGTCAGTACagccatcaacaacagcagtatcatcaacagcagcagcaacaccaccacaaccGACAGCAGTTTCGGCGActgttgccgctgctgttgctgcagctacTAACAACAcaggcagcaacagcagcagtagctgcattagtatcatcagcagcaacaacaacagcatcagcagcagcagtttaaCCAGTAGAGGAACGACAACAACTCAACTGTACAGTCATCCGTTGAGTAacgatggcagcagcagcagcaacaacaacaacaacaacaacggcagtagcagcagcagcgacaatgttaacaacaacagcatcaataccAGCAATAAtggtggcagcaacaacaacaacagtaatagcagTAGCTCCACCATTTTCCCCGTTGTCACACCAACCACGGCTGCAAGTCCCGTTCGACCACGAAACTTACAGCAGCAACCGCATCCTCAACAGGCCCCAAGCAACACATAttttcagcagcagcaacaacaccagcagcaacaacaacagcagcagcaacaacaacaacaacaacaacaacaacaacaacaacaacaacaaagaccaCCTTTAAGTCAAACACAAACGACGCCGATCCAATTAAAAGTGCaatctcaacaacaacagcaacaacaacgccaacaTCTTGACTTGCTTAACAACCAGCATCGTCGTGCACCaccccaacaacagcaacaacaacagccgcagccacaacaacagcaacaacaacaacaacaacaacagctgcaactgAAAAACATTGACAGAAGATCCAACAATCTCACAACTGCGTCTGCGATTAAgactaacaacagcagcagcagcaacacaagTACAAGCAGCAGCGCTAGCAGCCCTCACAACGACACCATTTCACCGTCTCACAACGCTGCCAGGAACGTTCTGGGTACAAGTGTGACCAACCCCAACGCCACTgccgccaacaccaacaccaacaacaatggcagcaggTGCGCTAACCAAGTGACTACCACCACTCAGATGTCCTCGCAGACACCGGCCGTTTCATCGTCCGGTGCTCACAATCCAGTGCAGTCACCGGCGTTAGAACTGAGACGGCTGGTCCCGCAGCTGAAACCACCTTCGCGAAAGgtgtaccatcaccaccactactataaccacaaccatcgtcatcatcagcagcaatcACACCAACAACTACAGCGACAACAGCagaaaaagcaacagcaacagctgcGCTTGCAATTGCAGCCGAGCAGCTTTCATGCTCAGTTTGAGGCGCAACGTCAACGGGTCCAGAACCCTCAGTTGACAGAAACTTCgccagcagcaacagcggcagcagcatctacaccaccgccaccacaaccaccacagccacaaacacaaacacaaccaaatgcattatcacaacaacaacaacagcaacaacaaccggCAGCGTCaagacaacaacaactgcagcaacagaaacaacaatttcAATTGCAACTCTTACAAACACAACCGCAGcctcaaccacaacaacaaccgccTAAACAATCCccatcacagcaacaacaacaacaacaacaacaacagcaacaaacctcaaattacacccaacaaaaagagcaacagaaacaactacaacaactacagcaacaacaaaactatcAGAACCAGCATCAGCTCGGTTACAGCTACCCTCATTCGccaagccaacaacaacaacaacaacaacaacaacaacaacaacaacaacaacaacaacaacaacaacagcaaccacaaccacaacagaCAACTACATCAcgacaagcaccaccaccaccactaccaccgccacagcAACACCAACCACAACAACACTTGCAGCTAAGGTCGGCGACAGCAACCATCGctgcagcaactgcagcagctaTAACGATCTCGTCAATAGCATCGACAGTGACCCCGACAGAGACGATCACAACGACAACGACTACAACATCGACGGCAGCAATAAGAGATGCCACAGCGACGACATCAGCAACGTTATCACCGTCATCAGCATCCATTTCATTAGtgtcatcatcctcttcatcttcATCGTTTTCACCTTGTCGGCAAAATCCTTATCAAATTTCTAACTTTAGCTTCGTACAGAGTCCCTCGCATCTTCGTTCTCAGACACACAGCAAgcatagcaacaacaaccacctaaacaggcaacaacaacaacaacaacaacaaccacaacaacagcaaccacatcaacaacaacaaccacaacaaccgcAGCTATCAAAACAAACGCAAAACATTAACTTTACTAGCAGTCCACTTTCTGGTACTCACCATCAACAaacgcaacagcaacaacaacaacaacagccagcatcgtcacaacaacaacaacaacaacagcctcagCCTCATTCTAAATCGTCAGAGGCAGCCCAGGTTCAAAACTCATTCAATCCGGATAATTTACTGAATGATCAACTTGTTCAACTCCAGCCAATTATATTTCCTAGCTaccgccatcttaataataatagtaacaacaacaacaacaacagcaacaacaacaaccagcaacctcattctcatcatcatcaccacaaccaacatcattattactcgcatcatgaacaacaacaacaacagcaacaacaacaacaacaacaacaacaacaacaacaacagcagcaacaacagcagcagtttcatgtggaaagggaaaaagagaaaagaaacaacgaTGGCGGCAGCGacgagagagaagagaaaggaagacgaagaaaagagaaaggggagagagaagaggaagagagaggaagaggaggaggaagaaaggcgAAAGATGATTACGACGATGACGAAGAAGATGATATCGAAGAGGAGAGAGAACAACAGCAACCCCTATTGTCTTCTTCGCCGCAGACACCACCAAGCCACGAGTATGAGCTGGCAAACAGCATCTCCTGGTTCACCGCCAGTGAATCGTATGAGAGGAGAAACACGTCGTACAGCGGCATAGCTGCCTCTACCATCACCAACATGTCTGAATTAGCAGATGGAAGTTGTTACAGCCTGTCAACACACCAAAATCCTACTCCGGCCTCCTGCAATGTGCTCACACCAGAAGCAGACAGCGATATCACAGAAAGTTTCCGTTCGGTTCGAGATGAACTTCTCACTGGTTCCACCGAATATCTGCCAGCCACCGACGGAGGTTTCGGGTTTACGTACGGAAGTGGTACGGGCAACCCTTTCGTGACAAGTGGCGGCGTTGTGACACAGGATCATCGACGTCGCAGTGGCGGTTCGCGCCTCGGTCTGGGCGGTTACCGTGCCACCAACACCGGCATCAATTCGACGGTTgccgccaccgccgctgccgcaGCCGCACACGCCGCCGCAGCAGCCACTAACTCGTTGCTGCACCGACAACCTTACTACAGCGTCACTCCCACAACNNNNNNNNNNNNNNNNNNNNNNNNNNNNNNNNNNNNNNNNNNNNNNNNNNNNNNNNNNNNNNNNNNNNNNNNNNNNNNNNNNNNNNNNNNNNNNNNNNNNNNNNNNNNNNNNNNNNNNNNNNNNNNNNNNNNNNNNNNNNNNNNNNNNNNNNNNNNNNNNNNNNNNNNNNNNNNNNNNNNNNNNNNNNNNNNNNNNNNNNNNNNNNNNNNNNNNNNNNNNNNNNNNNNNNNNNNNNNNNNNNNNNNNNNNNNNNNNNNNNNNNNNNNNNNNNNNNNNNNNNNNNNNNNNNNNNNNNNNNNNNNNNNNNNNNNNNNNNNNNNNNNNNNNNNNNNNNNNNNNNNNNNNNNNNNNNNNNNNNNNNNNNNNNNNNNNNNNNNNNNNNNNNNNNNNNNNNNNNNNNNNNNNNNNNNNNNNNNNNNNNNNNNNNNNNNNNNNNNNNNNNNNNNNNNNNNNNNNNNNNNNNNNNNNNNNNNNNNNNNNNNNNNNNNNNNNNNNNNNNNNNNNNNNNNNNNNNNNNNNNNNNNNNNNNNNNNNNNNNNNNNNNNNNNNNNNNNNNNNNNNNNNNNNNNNNNNNNNNNNNNNNNNNNNNNNNNNNNNNNNNNNNNNNNNNNNNNNNNNNNNNNNNNNNNNNNNNNNNNNNNNNNNNNNNNNNNNNNNNNNNNNNNNNNNNNNNNNNNNNNNNNNNNNNNNNNNNNNNNNNNNNNNNNNNNNNNNNNNNNNNNNNNNNNNNNNNNNNNNNNNNNNNNNNNNNNNNNNNNNNNNNNNNNNNNNNNNNNNNNNNNNNNNNNNNNNNNNNNNNNNNNNNNNNNNNNNNNNNNNNNNNNNNNNNcttcttcttcttcttcttcttcttcttcttcttcctcttactCCTCTCCTTTTTCACTTCATCTTCTTCTAcctctttgtctgtgtgtatacatacacatatatacttaaaaagtTTCCTTACAATGTATAacaatagattttattttaaaaactcgTATTGG is a window from the Octopus bimaculoides isolate UCB-OBI-ISO-001 chromosome 25, ASM119413v2, whole genome shotgun sequence genome containing:
- the LOC128250774 gene encoding probable serine/threonine-protein kinase yakA, whose amino-acid sequence is VLGFKQFGIDKCKEESLESVKLDARRKRFSVLLKGKPHKRKLEERKEKREEKQQLLLDEQEADSVCFVREKEYPSPRVELEFQLHEFRHPSVQPSTTAVSSTAAATPPQPTAVSATVAAAVAAATNNTGSNSSSSCISIISSNNNSISSSSLTSRGTTTTQLYSHPLSNDGSSSSNNNNNNNGSSSSSDNVNNNSINTSNNGGSNNNNSNSSSSTIFPVVTPTTAASPVRPRNLQQQPHPQQAPSNTYFQQQQQHQQQQQQQQQQQQQQQQQQQQQQQRPPLSQTQTTPIQLKVQSQQQQQQQRQHLDLLNNQHRRAPPQQQQQQQPQPQQQQQQQQQQQLQLKNIDRRSNNLTTASAIKTNNSSSSNTSTSSSASSPHNDTISPSHNAARNVLGTSVTNPNATAANTNTNNNGSRCANQVTTTTQMSSQTPAVSSSGAHNPVQSPALELRRLVPQLKPPSRKVYHHHHYYNHNHRHHQQQSHQQLQRQQQKKQQQQLRLQLQPSSFHAQFEAQRQRVQNPQLTETSPAATAAAASTPPPPQPPQPQTQTQPNALSQQQQQQQQPAASRQQQLQQQKQQFQLQLLQTQPQPQPQQQPPKQSPSQQQQQQQQQQQQTSNYTQQKEQQKQLQQLQQQQNYQNQHQLGYSYPHSPSQQQQQQQQQQQQQQQQQQQQQQPQPQQTTTSRQAPPPPLPPPQQHQPQQHLQLRSATATIAAATAAAITISSIASTVTPTETITTTTTTTSTAAIRDATATTSATLSPSSASISLVSSSSSSSSFSPCRQNPYQISNFSFVQSPSHLRSQTHSKHSNNNHLNRQQQQQQQQPQQQQPHQQQQPQQPQLSKQTQNINFTSSPLSGTHHQQTQQQQQQQQPASSQQQQQQQPQPHSKSSEAAQVQNSFNPDNLLNDQLVQLQPIIFPSYRHLNNNSNNNNNNSNNNNQQPHSHHHHHNQHHYYSHHEQQQQQQQQQQQQQQQQQQQQQQQQFHVEREKEKRNNDGGSDEREEKGRRRKEKGEREEEERGRGGGRKAKDDYDDDEEDDIEEEREQQQPLLSSSPQTPPSHEYELANSISWFTASESYERRNTSYSGIAASTITNMSELADGSCYSLSTHQNPTPASCNVLTPEADSDITESFRSVRDELLTGSTEYLPATDGGFGFTYGSGTGNPFVTSGGVVTQDHRRRSGGSRLGLGGYRATNTGINSTVAATAAAAAAHAAAAATNSLLHRQPYYSVTPT
- the LOC128250773 gene encoding uncharacterized protein LOC128250773 — protein: SVNNNNNRNHNHNNNNNNNNRNHHHNNNNNNKISISNNIKKGISCYSAFSRFVRFDIIATVLSKAYTKPPTLSPSITTTSTFTSTTTTTTTTTITTTTITSTTTTTITSTTNTTTTTTRIVSKCSTSVSTLTTSTSTTPTAITIATSATITTTIVTNITNTTSFLNTITTTTTYSITYNTTIVTFTSFISITTTISIFRISSTDNTITATTTTIISTATYSSSISCSKKWWSRDRRKLCSSRNEAWVDKRKGSNAINKKLLLSPSSSSSFSSSSLSLPSTLSVPSLPLQLLSLSSASSLSSSSSPSPSSSSS